One Ostrea edulis chromosome 2, xbOstEdul1.1, whole genome shotgun sequence genomic region harbors:
- the LOC125678357 gene encoding innexin unc-9-like isoform X1 — MGEGFFPLVSPTAVEGILGAVPSISKLRGNNNDDWIDRLNHRYTVLLLIIFAVVVSTGQFVGEPIQCWCPAEFTDAYEAYTTYICWISNTYYIPMEETIPIDIRQRQEAEITYYQWVPIILLFQALLFKIPNLFWRFTHGASGVNLDKIVAMSEDTQLGSPEDRAEAIKNLAQYVDKWLGAYQEYKNNIFIRAKKKAQTFCFFMCDRRGGTYLVGLFITIKILYMANVIGQFFLLNAFMATKYNMYGFEVIQSLIDNEPMMESPRFPRVTLCDFQIRQLQNLQRWTVQCVLPVNLFNEKIFIFLWFWFFLIAFLTAVNLVKWIFYQFYQNNKVQYVKKYLKTNNAFNSGFDKKLCVKFSREYLRNDGIFLMYVISKNSTNLVVTDLLQELWKIFKDKHKPHSNNIDDEPLLNSEKEPLGGSHLTNSMA, encoded by the exons ATGGGAGAAGG CTTTTTCCCTCTGGTGTCGCCCACAGC GGTTGAAGGTATTCTAGGAGCCGTCCCTTCTATCTCCAAACTCCGGGGAAACAACAACGATGACTGGATCGACCGCCTTAATCATCGATATACCGTCCTCCTCCTCATCATTTTCGCAGTCGTCGTTAGCACGGGTCAATTCGTGGGGGAACCAATTCAATGCTGGTGCCCTGCCGAGTTCACAGACGCCTACGAAGCCTACACTACATATATCTGCTGGATTTCTAATACCTACTACATTCCTATGGAAGAAACCATTCCGATAGATATCAGACAGCGACAGGAAGCGGAAATCACCTACTACCAATGGGTGCCAATTATTCTACTTTTTCAGGCGCTTTTATTCAAAATACCCAACCTTTTCTGGCGATTCACTCATGGCGCTTCTGGTGTGAATCTGGATAAGATTGTGGCTATGTCGGAAGACACCCAATTGGGGTCTCCTGAAGACAGAGCCGAGGCGATCAAGAATCTTGCTCAGTACGTCGATAAGTGGTTAGGAGCTTACcaagaatacaaaaacaacaTCTTTATCCGCGCCAAGAAAAAAGCACAGACGTTTTGCTTCTTTATGTGCGACCGTCGAGGTGGGACTTACCTAGTGGGACTTTTCATTACCATTAAGATTCTATACATGGCTAATGTTATCGGCCAATTTTTCCTTCTTAACGCCTTCATGGCCACAAAATACAACATGTACGGTTTTGAGGTAATTCAGAGCTTGATTGACAACGAGCCGATGATGGAGTCCCCAAGATTTCCTCGAGTGACCCTTTGCGACTTCCAGATCCGACAACTGCAAAACCTTCAGCGTTGGACCGTGCAGTGCGTGCTTCCGGTCAATCTCTTCAACGAAAAGATCTTTATTTTCTTGTGGTTTTGGTTTTTCTTGATTGCTTTTCTGACAGCTGTGAACCTGGTCAAGTGGATTTTTTATCAGTTCTACCAAAACAACAAGGTGCAATATGTCAAAAAGTACTTGAAAACAAACAATGCATTTAACTCTGGTTTCGACAAGAAGTTGTGTGTCAAATTCTCAAGAGAATACCTCAGAAATGACGGTATTTTCCTTATGTATGTGATATCTAAAAACTCAACAAATCTGGTGGTAACAGATTTGTTGCAAGAACTTTGGAAAATCTTTAAGGATAAGCACAAACCACATTCCAATAACATCGACGACGAACCTTTACTGAACAGTGAAAAAGAACCTCTCGGTGGTAGCCATCTAACCAACAGCATGGCATAG
- the LOC125678356 gene encoding IgGFc-binding protein-like: MNSLWRVIILLPLAHCALDSRGTHFLIAFLDNLATKHQDISPEIFITTASNTPVHVHVTSPGSSNPHVNERFVIIRGVVHRLAVNPDFRLDHTEMSHKAIEITADEEIVVYGVNREVHSDDGYLALPTDVLGSEYYTISYAPSYYYCVFAVIATKNNTHVAIKLPNHKNVTVHYKHHTYHRNQWINVTMNRYDTFQISSVGDLTGSHVISDNPIGVISGNKKAIVANTGNSRDHLTEMLLPVRAWGKNFATVPIPERTVGDLFRFVASQDNTEVNITGKINGTLFSDHFVIPHAGGHVQKMYSSFLYSHVVASKPIALYEFSVTQTRNESADPSLITVPPIEQYAADYTFTTPKYSLGQYQNYLMFVIDAKHKGGLLLDGHQLPHNQKYVHIPGTHLVGGYINITVGTHTVTHTNPNITIGGILFGKAKLESYGFPIGLLVEPVNTGCDAPPMIRGDEIDNDCDGEVDEEDCDGKDNDGDGRIDEDCSGEELTIIG; this comes from the exons ATGAATTCATTGTGGAGGGTGATCATATTGCTGCCCCTGGCACACT GTGCCCTAGATAGCAGAGGGACACACTTCCTCATTGCTTTCCTAGACAACTTGGCCACCAAGCATCAAGATATCAGTCCTGAGATATTCATCACCACGGCCAGCAACACACCGGTTCATGTCCACGTGACTTCACCCGGTAGTTCCAATCCTCATGTCAACGAACGTTTTGTGATCATCCGCGGAGTGGTTCATCGACTAGCAGTCAACCCTGACTTCCGGTTAGATCACACTGAGATGTCTCACAAGGCTATAGAGATAACGGCAGATGAGGAAATAGTTGTGTACGGGGTTAACAGAGAAGTTCATTCGGACGATGGATACCTTGCTCTGCCTACTGACGTCCTAGGGTCAGAATATTACACCATATCTTATGCGCCATCATATTACTATTGTGTCTTTGCCGTTATTGCTACCAAAAACAACACTCATGTCGCCATTAAACTTCCAAATCACAAGAATGTCACCGTTCATTACAAACATCACACTTATCACAGAAACCAGTGGATTAATGTCACCATGAATAGATATGATACCTTTCAGATTAGTTCTGTTGGAGATCTAACCGGAAGTCACGTCATTTCCGATAATCCCATAGGTGTCATCAGCGGAAACAAAAAAGCAATCGTTGCCAATACTGGAAATTCGCGTGACCATCTGACTGAGATGTTGCTACCCGTTCGAGCGTGGGGCAAAAACTTTGCCACAGTACCAATTCCTGAGAGAACCGTGGGAGATCTTTTCCGGTTCGTAGCCAGTCAAGACAACACTGAAGTCAATATCACTGGTAAAATTAACGGTACCCTTTTCTCTGATCACTTTGTCATCCCCCATGCTGGAGGTCACGTACAGAAGATGTACAGTTCGTTTCTGTATTCCCACGTGGTCGCCAGTAAACCAATTGCCCTGTACGAATTCTCAGTGACCCAGACCAGGAATGAAAGTGCCGACCCTTCCCTGATCACTGTCCCACCCATTGAGCAATACGCGGCTGACTATACCTTCACTACTCCCAAATATTCCTTAGGACAGTATCAAAATTACCTCATGTTTGTTATTGACGCCAAACACAAAGGCGGTCTACTACTTGACGGACATCAATTACCCCACAACCAGAAATACGTACACATACCTGGAACCCATCTGGTCGGAGGGTACATCAATATCACCGTAGGTACTCACACCGTCACCCATACCAACCCTAACATCACCATAGGGGGAATCCTATTCGGCAAAGCCAAACTGGAATCTTATGGATTTCCCATCGGATTATTGGTGGAACCTGTCAATACT GGATGTGACGCCCCACCGATGATCAGAGGGGATGAAATCGACAATGACTGTGATGGGGAGGTAGATGAAGAGGACTGTGACGGAAAAG ATAACGATGGCGACGGAAGGATAGATGAAGACTGCAGCGGCGAAGAACTAA CTATAATTGGATGA
- the LOC125678357 gene encoding innexin unc-9-like isoform X4, with protein MVEGILGAVPSISKLRGNNNDDWIDRLNHRYTVLLLIIFAVVVSTGQFVGEPIQCWCPAEFTDAYEAYTTYICWISNTYYIPMEETIPIDIRQRQEAEITYYQWVPIILLFQALLFKIPNLFWRFTHGASGVNLDKIVAMSEDTQLGSPEDRAEAIKNLAQYVDKWLGAYQEYKNNIFIRAKKKAQTFCFFMCDRRGGTYLVGLFITIKILYMANVIGQFFLLNAFMATKYNMYGFEVIQSLIDNEPMMESPRFPRVTLCDFQIRQLQNLQRWTVQCVLPVNLFNEKIFIFLWFWFFLIAFLTAVNLVKWIFYQFYQNNKVQYVKKYLKTNNAFNSGFDKKLCVKFSREYLRNDGIFLMYVISKNSTNLVVTDLLQELWKIFKDKHKPHSNNIDDEPLLNSEKEPLGGSHLTNSMA; from the exons at GGTTGAAGGTATTCTAGGAGCCGTCCCTTCTATCTCCAAACTCCGGGGAAACAACAACGATGACTGGATCGACCGCCTTAATCATCGATATACCGTCCTCCTCCTCATCATTTTCGCAGTCGTCGTTAGCACGGGTCAATTCGTGGGGGAACCAATTCAATGCTGGTGCCCTGCCGAGTTCACAGACGCCTACGAAGCCTACACTACATATATCTGCTGGATTTCTAATACCTACTACATTCCTATGGAAGAAACCATTCCGATAGATATCAGACAGCGACAGGAAGCGGAAATCACCTACTACCAATGGGTGCCAATTATTCTACTTTTTCAGGCGCTTTTATTCAAAATACCCAACCTTTTCTGGCGATTCACTCATGGCGCTTCTGGTGTGAATCTGGATAAGATTGTGGCTATGTCGGAAGACACCCAATTGGGGTCTCCTGAAGACAGAGCCGAGGCGATCAAGAATCTTGCTCAGTACGTCGATAAGTGGTTAGGAGCTTACcaagaatacaaaaacaacaTCTTTATCCGCGCCAAGAAAAAAGCACAGACGTTTTGCTTCTTTATGTGCGACCGTCGAGGTGGGACTTACCTAGTGGGACTTTTCATTACCATTAAGATTCTATACATGGCTAATGTTATCGGCCAATTTTTCCTTCTTAACGCCTTCATGGCCACAAAATACAACATGTACGGTTTTGAGGTAATTCAGAGCTTGATTGACAACGAGCCGATGATGGAGTCCCCAAGATTTCCTCGAGTGACCCTTTGCGACTTCCAGATCCGACAACTGCAAAACCTTCAGCGTTGGACCGTGCAGTGCGTGCTTCCGGTCAATCTCTTCAACGAAAAGATCTTTATTTTCTTGTGGTTTTGGTTTTTCTTGATTGCTTTTCTGACAGCTGTGAACCTGGTCAAGTGGATTTTTTATCAGTTCTACCAAAACAACAAGGTGCAATATGTCAAAAAGTACTTGAAAACAAACAATGCATTTAACTCTGGTTTCGACAAGAAGTTGTGTGTCAAATTCTCAAGAGAATACCTCAGAAATGACGGTATTTTCCTTATGTATGTGATATCTAAAAACTCAACAAATCTGGTGGTAACAGATTTGTTGCAAGAACTTTGGAAAATCTTTAAGGATAAGCACAAACCACATTCCAATAACATCGACGACGAACCTTTACTGAACAGTGAAAAAGAACCTCTCGGTGGTAGCCATCTAACCAACAGCATGGCATAG
- the LOC125678358 gene encoding innexin unc-9-like, whose product MSELLGHVPNFKKLRGKPNDDGLDRMSHVVTVVILIIFTVAISSGQFFKDPIVCWNPAEFKDHMESYTKWNCWVKNTYYVPMTEEIPLNIDQRQSAELTYYQWVPIILLFMAFLFKLPNMIWRIFNSGSGLNMDKCIYFAEKAQYDSPEDRQKSLHALARFMDKWLDTNKEYKWNVFVRTKHQASRFLCFFCNKRAGRYLTAMYLFVKVLYLANAIGQLFLLNAFLSTSYNFYGFEFMDNMAQNGPWRESPRFPRITLCDVRIRQLQNLQRFTVQCVLPINLFNEKIFIFIWFWLIFIACISAFNLFHWTYLIMLTKNKVDYVKKFLKINNELHTNFDKKLAAKFGESYLRDDGVFLLRIIARNTTDLVVTDLVKELWEIFKDKQNTKKNRELEPEMDTNMLDEAKEPLT is encoded by the coding sequence ATGTCTGAACTATTGGGACACGTCCCAAACTTTAAGAAGCTTCGAGGGAAGCCAAATGACGATGGTCTGGACCGAATGAGTCACGTGGTCACAGTAGTCATTCTCATCATTTTCACTGTGGCCATAAGCTCAGGTCAGTTTTTCAAAGACCCGATAGTATGCTGGAATCCGGCGGAATTCAAAGACCACATGGAGTCGTATACAAAATGGAACTGTTGGGTGAAGAATACTTACTATGTGCCCATGACAGAGGAAATTCCGCTCAATATCGACCAGCGACAGTCGGCCGAACTGACGTATTATCAATGGGTACCAATTATATTACTTTTTATGGCATTTTTGTTCAAACTACCCAACATGATTTGGAGAATTTTCAATAGTGGATCGGGCTTGAACATGGATAAGTGTATTTATTTCGCGGAGAAGGCGCAGTACGATAGTCCCGAAGACAGACAGAAATCGCTCCATGCTCTAGCGAGATTCATGGACAAATGGCTAGACaccaataaagaatacaaatggaaCGTGTTCGTCCGCACCAAACACCAGGCTTCCCGCTTCCTCTGTTTCTTCTGCAATAAACGCGCTGGCAGATACCTGACCGCCATGTACCTGTTTGTCAAAGTCTTGTATCTTGCTAACGCTATCGGACAACTCTTCCTGCTGAACGCCTTCCTGTCTACATCGTACAACTTTTATGGGTTTGAATTCATGGACAACATGGCGCAGAATGGCCCATGGAGAGAGAGTCCGAGATTCCCGCGCATCACCCTCTGTGACGTTCGTATTCGTCAACTCCAGAATCTACAGCGCTTTACCGTACAATGCGTGCTCCCTATCAACCTCTTCAACGAGAAAATCTTCATCTTCATTTGGTTTTGGTTGATTTTCATTGCGTGCATCTCGGCCTTTAACCTTTTCCATTGGACATATCTTATCATGTTAACCAAAAACAAAGTCGATTACGTCAAGAAGTTTCTGAAGATTAACAACGAACTGCACACAAATTTCGACAAGAAACTGGCCGCCAAATTCGGCGAAAGTTACCTTAGGGATGACGGCGTCTTCCTACTGCGAATCATTGCCAGAAACACCACCGATCTGGTGGTGACGGACCTCGTCAAAGAATTATGGGAAATCTTCAAAgacaaacaaaatacaaaaaagaaCAGGGAGTTGGAACCGGAAATGGACACTAACATGCTTGACGAGGCCAAGGAACCACTCACGTGA
- the LOC125678357 gene encoding innexin unc-9-like isoform X5, which translates to MVEGILGAVPSISKLRGNNNDDWIDRLNHRYTVLLLIIFAVVVSTGQFVGEPIQCWCPAEFTDAYEAYTTYICWISNTYYIPMEETIPIDIRQRQEAEITYYQWVPIILLFQALLFKIPNLFWRFTHGASGVNLDKIVAMSEDTQLGSPEDRAEAIKNLAQYVDKWLGAYQEYKNNIFIRAKKKAQTFCFFMCDRRGGTYLVGLFITIKILYMANVIGQFFLLNAFMATKYNMYGFEVIQSLIDNEPMMESPRFPRVTLCDFQIRQLQNLQRWTVQCVLPVNLFNEKIFIFLWFWFFLIAFLTAVNLVKWIFYQFYQNNKVQYVKKYLKTNNAFNSGFDKKLCVKFSREYLRNDGIFLMYVISKNSTNLVVTDLLQELWKIFKDKHKPHSNNIDDEPLLNSEKEPLGGSHLTNSMA; encoded by the exons AT GGTTGAAGGTATTCTAGGAGCCGTCCCTTCTATCTCCAAACTCCGGGGAAACAACAACGATGACTGGATCGACCGCCTTAATCATCGATATACCGTCCTCCTCCTCATCATTTTCGCAGTCGTCGTTAGCACGGGTCAATTCGTGGGGGAACCAATTCAATGCTGGTGCCCTGCCGAGTTCACAGACGCCTACGAAGCCTACACTACATATATCTGCTGGATTTCTAATACCTACTACATTCCTATGGAAGAAACCATTCCGATAGATATCAGACAGCGACAGGAAGCGGAAATCACCTACTACCAATGGGTGCCAATTATTCTACTTTTTCAGGCGCTTTTATTCAAAATACCCAACCTTTTCTGGCGATTCACTCATGGCGCTTCTGGTGTGAATCTGGATAAGATTGTGGCTATGTCGGAAGACACCCAATTGGGGTCTCCTGAAGACAGAGCCGAGGCGATCAAGAATCTTGCTCAGTACGTCGATAAGTGGTTAGGAGCTTACcaagaatacaaaaacaacaTCTTTATCCGCGCCAAGAAAAAAGCACAGACGTTTTGCTTCTTTATGTGCGACCGTCGAGGTGGGACTTACCTAGTGGGACTTTTCATTACCATTAAGATTCTATACATGGCTAATGTTATCGGCCAATTTTTCCTTCTTAACGCCTTCATGGCCACAAAATACAACATGTACGGTTTTGAGGTAATTCAGAGCTTGATTGACAACGAGCCGATGATGGAGTCCCCAAGATTTCCTCGAGTGACCCTTTGCGACTTCCAGATCCGACAACTGCAAAACCTTCAGCGTTGGACCGTGCAGTGCGTGCTTCCGGTCAATCTCTTCAACGAAAAGATCTTTATTTTCTTGTGGTTTTGGTTTTTCTTGATTGCTTTTCTGACAGCTGTGAACCTGGTCAAGTGGATTTTTTATCAGTTCTACCAAAACAACAAGGTGCAATATGTCAAAAAGTACTTGAAAACAAACAATGCATTTAACTCTGGTTTCGACAAGAAGTTGTGTGTCAAATTCTCAAGAGAATACCTCAGAAATGACGGTATTTTCCTTATGTATGTGATATCTAAAAACTCAACAAATCTGGTGGTAACAGATTTGTTGCAAGAACTTTGGAAAATCTTTAAGGATAAGCACAAACCACATTCCAATAACATCGACGACGAACCTTTACTGAACAGTGAAAAAGAACCTCTCGGTGGTAGCCATCTAACCAACAGCATGGCATAG